One stretch of Cyanobium sp. Tous-M-B4 DNA includes these proteins:
- a CDS encoding chromate transporter, with protein sequence MAAEINANQAPGAPHYSLADLIRYFLLLGTTGFGGPIALVGYMHRDLVEDRGWISEDGYQEGLTLAQVAPGPLAAQLSFYMGYIHYGLLGSALVGLAFVLPSFLMVVALGWAYTSYGGLSWMQGAFYGVGAAVIGIIAISAYKLTNKTIGRDWWLWAVYIVNAASTVISESERIEFILAGGALIWFLRTPPSQLWNRNKLHGLSALPLLPILAAVPVATAGLLSKIFWFFATAGAFVFGSGLAIIPFLYGGVVKNFQWLDTQQFLDAVAVAMITPGPVVITTGFIGFLVAGFSGACVASLAMFLPCYLLTVIPAPYFRKHGKNPAIAAFVKGVTAAATGAITGAVIVLARQSLQDLPTVLIAITALFSLWFFGRKLPEPLVVAAAAVLGILIFPLTHA encoded by the coding sequence ATGGCAGCAGAGATCAACGCGAACCAGGCTCCCGGAGCACCGCACTACTCGCTGGCTGACCTGATCCGTTATTTCCTCCTACTCGGAACGACGGGATTTGGCGGACCGATTGCGCTGGTGGGCTACATGCACCGCGATCTCGTGGAAGACCGAGGCTGGATCAGCGAGGACGGCTACCAGGAAGGCCTGACCCTCGCGCAGGTGGCACCAGGCCCCTTGGCAGCGCAGTTGTCATTTTATATGGGCTACATCCATTACGGCTTGCTGGGTTCAGCACTGGTGGGGCTGGCATTTGTTCTGCCCTCCTTTCTGATGGTGGTTGCCCTGGGTTGGGCCTACACCAGCTACGGCGGGCTGAGCTGGATGCAGGGCGCTTTCTATGGAGTCGGTGCCGCCGTGATCGGCATCATCGCCATCAGCGCCTACAAGCTCACGAACAAAACCATCGGACGTGACTGGTGGCTCTGGGCGGTCTACATCGTTAATGCAGCTTCTACTGTGATCAGCGAATCAGAGCGCATTGAGTTCATTCTGGCCGGTGGTGCACTGATCTGGTTTTTGCGTACACCGCCAAGCCAGCTATGGAATAGAAATAAATTGCACGGCCTCAGTGCACTGCCCCTGCTACCGATTCTTGCCGCTGTGCCCGTGGCCACCGCTGGACTGCTAAGCAAGATCTTCTGGTTTTTTGCCACGGCCGGCGCATTTGTCTTTGGTAGTGGCTTGGCGATCATCCCGTTCCTTTATGGCGGGGTGGTCAAGAACTTTCAATGGCTGGATACGCAACAGTTTCTGGATGCTGTTGCGGTGGCAATGATCACACCGGGCCCTGTCGTCATTACAACAGGATTCATCGGATTTCTGGTGGCAGGGTTTTCCGGTGCCTGCGTGGCATCCCTCGCCATGTTTCTCCCTTGCTACCTCCTGACCGTTATCCCAGCGCCGTATTTCCGTAAGCACGGCAAAAATCCGGCAATTGCGGCGTTTGTCAAAGGCGTCACCGCTGCTGCAACCGGAGCCATTACGGGGGCCGTGATCGTGCTGGCGCGTCAGTCCCTACAGGATCTACCAACCGTGTTGATCGCCATCACAGCGCTGTTCAGCCTGTGGTTCTTCGGTCGGAAGCTACCCGAACCACTGGTGGTGGCGGCTGCGGCGGTGCTCGGGATTCTGATCTTTCCGTTGACACACGCCTGA
- a CDS encoding galactose oxidase translates to MGIPLPRPAALAARLEIPIEEWHYLDEAVLLKTRSRKVCMTCHWFRHHAGVNCIPVLTCQLHQGLIAHGENLTSRCQGWTDDMTLSRGWAPEVV, encoded by the coding sequence ATGGGTATCCCCTTGCCTCGGCCTGCGGCCCTGGCCGCCCGGCTTGAAATCCCTATCGAGGAGTGGCATTACCTCGATGAGGCCGTGCTGCTCAAGACCCGCAGCCGCAAGGTCTGCATGACCTGCCACTGGTTCAGGCATCACGCCGGGGTGAACTGCATCCCCGTGCTCACATGCCAGCTGCACCAAGGGCTGATCGCCCACGGCGAGAACCTCACCAGCCGCTGCCAGGGCTGGACTGACGACATGACGCTCAGCCGCGGCTGGGCGCCGGAGGTGGTGTGA
- the rsmI gene encoding 16S rRNA (cytidine(1402)-2'-O)-methyltransferase, translating into MGWQGSAFCRSPPQAVQAPEPAPGVLYLVGTPIGNLADLSPRARQVLAGVQRIACEDTRRSGLLLHQLGLRQKEQGPRLVSFHAHNQTARIPELLAALAAGEALAVISDAGLPGISDPGEVLVAAARTAGHNVICIPGPSAVTTALVSSGLPCGRFCFEGFLPPKTNQRRQRLQELQTEQRTMVLFEAPHRLLDLLDDLLAVLGDRPLRVARELTKKHEEQVGPSVSAAIEHFRRTPPQGECTLVLAGALPPEPLAWDSAALSAELQELQRAGHSSNAAAKLLAERTGHSKRELYALLHQEQLQTES; encoded by the coding sequence ATGGGTTGGCAGGGTTCAGCATTTTGCAGGAGCCCACCCCAAGCCGTGCAAGCCCCCGAACCCGCCCCCGGCGTGCTCTACCTGGTGGGCACCCCCATCGGCAACCTGGCCGACCTCTCGCCCCGCGCCCGCCAGGTGCTCGCCGGCGTGCAGCGCATCGCCTGCGAAGACACTCGCCGCAGCGGCCTGCTGCTGCATCAGCTCGGCCTGCGTCAAAAAGAGCAGGGGCCGCGGCTGGTGAGCTTCCACGCCCACAACCAAACCGCCCGCATCCCCGAACTGCTTGCGGCCCTCGCCGCAGGCGAAGCCCTGGCCGTGATCAGTGACGCCGGGCTGCCGGGCATCTCCGATCCCGGCGAGGTGCTGGTGGCGGCCGCCCGCACAGCTGGCCACAACGTGATTTGCATTCCCGGCCCCAGCGCTGTCACCACCGCCCTGGTGAGCAGTGGCCTGCCGTGCGGCCGCTTCTGCTTTGAGGGCTTCCTGCCGCCCAAGACCAACCAGCGCCGTCAGCGACTGCAGGAACTGCAAACTGAGCAGCGCACCATGGTGCTGTTTGAAGCCCCGCACCGGCTGCTCGATCTGCTCGATGATCTACTGGCGGTGCTGGGTGATCGGCCCCTACGCGTCGCCCGCGAACTCACCAAAAAGCACGAAGAGCAGGTGGGTCCCAGCGTTAGCGCAGCCATCGAGCACTTCCGCCGCACCCCGCCCCAGGGGGAATGCACCCTGGTGTTGGCAGGCGCCCTGCCGCCAGAGCCCCTGGCCTGGGATAGCGCTGCCCTCAGCGCCGAGCTGCAGGAGCTGCAGCGGGCCGGCCACAGCAGCAACGCCGCCGCCAAGCTGCTGGCCGAGCGCACCGGCCACAGCAAGCGGGAGCTCTACGCCCTGCTGCACCAGGAGCAGCTGCAGACCGAGTCCTGA
- a CDS encoding siphovirus Gp157 family protein, producing the protein MAVLTSIPASAAVVASGAEAAGLACSLQRSGSLWQLGIEAQELTTVIGQLAEQLETDDPEQRASALAELEAALLAEEGNKAALADKADATCWVIEHLRGQATYRQQQAKRLTDLARSDASRADALEESLVFVITQLQPAATRFSFPNHELSSRRSSAVVIDDEQALDSEWLTVTTTSKPDKAAIKEALNAGRQITGAQLLSRRSWRIH; encoded by the coding sequence ATGGCTGTTCTCACCTCTATTCCCGCCTCCGCTGCTGTCGTTGCGTCAGGAGCGGAGGCGGCAGGTCTGGCCTGCTCACTCCAGCGATCTGGCTCTCTCTGGCAGCTGGGCATCGAGGCCCAGGAGCTCACCACCGTCATCGGCCAGCTGGCCGAGCAGCTGGAAACCGATGACCCCGAACAGCGGGCTTCAGCTCTGGCTGAGCTGGAGGCGGCACTGCTTGCAGAAGAGGGCAACAAGGCCGCCCTGGCCGATAAGGCCGATGCCACCTGCTGGGTGATCGAGCATCTGCGCGGTCAGGCGACCTACCGCCAGCAGCAGGCCAAGCGGCTCACCGATCTGGCCCGCTCTGATGCCAGTCGGGCCGATGCCCTGGAGGAATCGCTGGTGTTTGTCATCACCCAGCTGCAGCCAGCCGCTACCCGCTTCTCCTTCCCCAATCACGAGCTCAGCAGCCGCAGGTCATCGGCTGTCGTGATCGACGACGAACAGGCCCTCGATTCCGAGTGGCTCACCGTCACCACCACCAGCAAGCCCGATAAGGCGGCCATCAAAGAGGCCCTCAATGCCGGCCGCCAGATCACCGGCGCCCAGCTTCTATCCCGCCGCTCCTGGCGCATCCACTGA
- a CDS encoding RAD52 family DNA repair protein: MATAVFSPEQIAALSAPLDRAKVQTRSQAGRSLAYLEGWQAIAEANRIFGFDGWQRETIAVQCVSERERTLGSGNRAGWGVTYTARVRIRVGDVIREGSGAGHGIDADLGQAHESALKEAETDAMKRALMTFGNPFGLALYDKQQREVTSSTAPTPVRHAPAPQRNSTAVESMAEVGLEPLDPATVQQILATVRGLPRPALEGFTKAFRKRFQVPDDAASIADRICQRRHHDWIEAFLVSHRSVHPAGQRQALAA, from the coding sequence ATGGCCACCGCTGTCTTCTCCCCTGAACAGATCGCTGCCCTTTCCGCTCCACTCGATCGCGCCAAGGTCCAGACCCGCAGCCAGGCCGGGCGGTCCCTGGCCTACCTGGAGGGTTGGCAAGCCATCGCCGAAGCCAACCGCATCTTTGGCTTCGACGGCTGGCAGCGCGAAACCATCGCCGTGCAGTGCGTCTCTGAACGCGAACGCACCCTGGGCAGCGGCAACCGCGCAGGCTGGGGTGTCACCTACACCGCCCGGGTGCGCATCCGCGTCGGCGATGTCATCCGCGAGGGCAGCGGCGCTGGCCACGGCATCGACGCCGACCTGGGCCAGGCCCACGAGTCCGCCCTCAAGGAGGCCGAAACCGATGCCATGAAGCGGGCACTGATGACCTTCGGCAATCCCTTTGGGCTGGCGCTCTACGACAAGCAGCAGCGGGAGGTCACCAGCTCAACTGCTCCCACACCAGTCCGTCACGCACCGGCGCCTCAGCGCAACAGCACCGCGGTCGAGTCCATGGCGGAGGTAGGCCTGGAGCCCCTTGATCCAGCCACCGTCCAGCAGATCCTGGCCACCGTCCGTGGCCTGCCCCGTCCTGCTCTGGAAGGGTTCACCAAGGCGTTCCGCAAACGCTTTCAGGTGCCGGACGATGCGGCTTCGATTGCCGATCGGATCTGCCAGCGACGCCACCACGACTGGATCGAAGCGTTTCTGGTTTCGCACCGATCGGTGCACCCTGCGGGCCAACGCCAGGCGCTGGCGGCCTGA
- a CDS encoding DUF1651 domain-containing protein produces the protein MNVTDRTGRPPLSPQEGWISDGRQVLHFQPRRYDRWSQSLEVTLGEVMPNGAPPLLKRRKELSRQQAIKLWSERRQQGWRACAPQWDPPPPPRA, from the coding sequence ATGAATGTCACGGACAGGACCGGCCGGCCGCCGCTCTCCCCGCAGGAGGGCTGGATCAGTGATGGCCGTCAGGTCCTGCATTTCCAGCCGCGCCGCTACGACCGCTGGAGCCAGTCACTGGAGGTGACGCTCGGGGAGGTGATGCCAAACGGCGCGCCGCCCCTCCTCAAGCGGCGCAAGGAGCTCAGCCGCCAGCAGGCGATCAAGCTCTGGTCCGAAAGGCGTCAGCAGGGGTGGCGGGCCTGTGCACCCCAGTGGGATCCGCCACCACCACCTCGGGCATGA
- a CDS encoding DUF2493 domain-containing protein, which produces MAICHSIEPRSGSAYSLVIAAGGGRDLAWPHQRVAAELLARSGGRLVHLLLHGGARGADAAIGRAAHQLGWSSLVMPAQWERHGRAAGPIRNRELLQQAIARAEAHTSPGSMASVLVVAFPGGAGTASLVQQARRMAARSPVPISVAQVSPSAGLWAVPVSARS; this is translated from the coding sequence ATGGCTATCTGTCATTCAATTGAGCCACGTTCGGGCTCTGCTTATTCGCTTGTGATCGCGGCTGGTGGCGGCCGCGATCTGGCCTGGCCGCATCAGCGGGTCGCCGCTGAGCTGCTCGCCCGTAGCGGCGGCCGGCTGGTGCACCTGCTGCTCCATGGCGGTGCCCGCGGCGCCGATGCCGCCATCGGCCGAGCGGCCCATCAGCTGGGCTGGTCGTCTCTGGTGATGCCGGCCCAGTGGGAGCGCCACGGCCGGGCCGCCGGGCCAATCCGCAATCGCGAGCTGCTCCAGCAGGCCATTGCCCGGGCGGAGGCTCACACCTCCCCTGGCTCGATGGCCTCGGTGCTGGTCGTGGCCTTCCCCGGTGGAGCAGGCACCGCCTCGCTGGTGCAGCAAGCCCGCCGTATGGCCGCCCGATCTCCGGTCCCGATCTCGGTGGCCCAGGTCAGTCCCTCGGCAGGGCTCTGGGCTGTTCCTGTCTCCGCCCGCTCCTGA
- a CDS encoding 3'(2'),5'-bisphosphate nucleotidase CysQ: MMPAALPLPSGIALEALLVELRRLSWGAADILLAYGRGEQPPYGFPPALSVDEGGEGPVSAADLAVNQWLLEGLAAAFPTAEWTVLSEETAKEQLTEGEPLAAEWLWILDPLDGTKDFLQGTGEYAVHLALVHGGEPVLGVVLLPVLEELWLGVMPGLAGSAGEAWCESRVGERSPVRLSGRRALGELVLVASRNHRDQRLEQLLAALALGDTKAIGSVGGKVATILRGETDLYISLSGKSAPKDWDMAAPEAVLRAAGGAFSHADGRALAYNSGDVRQAGCLIASHGPAHAELCEKAAAALAVIDPGFVV; the protein is encoded by the coding sequence ATGATGCCGGCTGCCCTCCCCTTGCCCTCTGGCATTGCGCTCGAAGCCTTGCTGGTGGAGCTGCGGCGGCTGAGCTGGGGCGCGGCCGACATCCTGCTGGCCTATGGCCGCGGCGAGCAGCCCCCCTATGGCTTCCCGCCGGCGTTGAGCGTGGATGAGGGCGGCGAGGGCCCGGTGAGTGCGGCGGATCTGGCGGTGAACCAGTGGCTGCTGGAGGGCCTGGCCGCAGCCTTCCCCACGGCGGAGTGGACCGTGCTGAGCGAGGAAACCGCCAAGGAGCAGCTCACTGAAGGCGAGCCCCTGGCGGCGGAGTGGCTGTGGATCCTCGATCCCCTCGATGGCACTAAAGACTTCCTGCAGGGCACGGGCGAATATGCGGTGCATCTGGCCCTGGTGCACGGCGGCGAGCCGGTGCTGGGGGTGGTGCTGCTGCCTGTGCTGGAGGAGCTGTGGCTGGGCGTGATGCCAGGGTTGGCGGGCTCGGCAGGAGAGGCCTGGTGCGAAAGCCGGGTGGGCGAGCGCAGCCCCGTGCGGCTTAGTGGCCGGCGAGCTCTCGGCGAGCTGGTGCTGGTGGCCAGCCGCAACCACCGCGACCAGCGGCTCGAGCAGCTGCTGGCGGCCCTGGCCCTAGGCGACACCAAGGCAATCGGCAGCGTCGGCGGCAAGGTGGCCACGATCCTGCGCGGTGAGACTGATCTCTATATCTCCTTGTCGGGCAAGAGCGCCCCGAAGGATTGGGATATGGCAGCTCCTGAGGCGGTGTTACGCGCCGCCGGTGGCGCCTTCAGCCATGCCGACGGCCGCGCCCTGGCCTACAACAGCGGTGACGTACGCCAGGCCGGCTGTTTAATCGCCAGCCACGGCCCAGCCCACGCCGAATTGTGCGAAAAGGCGGCGGCGGCGCTGGCGGTGATTGATCCCGGTTTTGTTGTTTGA
- a CDS encoding DMT family transporter, translated as MRTERPGQLAGLGAAVLFGCSAPLISTLTGSGSALSIAGLLYAGATMALLAVRLVRGTQAETPIRREDWPALAALTLLGGVVGPVALVLGLARLPATASSLLLNLEAVFTLAIAVLVGREHLGRRGLVSALLTIAGAVVLSQGSLRGATAIGCALIALATLAWGIDNNLSQRLSLRDPIQIATAKAAGACLPMLALALLLGQAFPPLPVSLTLLGIGALGYGISIWLDLLALRDLGAAREAVLFSTAPFVGVLFALVVLRDPLTWPVLIAAVLMAAGVVLLLREQHSHWHRHERLRHAHRHRHDPRDGDPHHQHDHAPADLEGFPADRPFWHAHEHGHQALEHGHPHVSDAHHRHQH; from the coding sequence ATGAGAACAGAGCGTCCAGGGCAGTTAGCCGGCCTCGGTGCCGCCGTGCTGTTCGGCTGCAGCGCGCCGCTGATCAGCACCCTCACCGGCTCGGGCTCGGCCCTGAGCATCGCGGGCCTGCTCTACGCCGGCGCCACCATGGCCTTGCTGGCAGTTCGGTTGGTTCGAGGGACCCAGGCGGAAACCCCAATCCGCCGTGAAGACTGGCCGGCCCTCGCCGCGCTCACCTTGCTGGGTGGCGTGGTGGGTCCAGTCGCGCTCGTGCTGGGTCTGGCCCGCTTGCCGGCCACCGCCAGCTCGCTGCTGCTCAACCTGGAGGCGGTGTTCACCTTGGCGATCGCCGTGCTGGTGGGGCGCGAGCATCTGGGGCGGCGTGGCCTGGTTTCGGCGCTGCTCACCATCGCTGGCGCGGTGGTGTTGTCGCAGGGATCGCTCCGTGGTGCCACGGCCATCGGCTGCGCCCTGATCGCCCTGGCCACCCTGGCCTGGGGCATCGACAACAACCTTAGCCAGCGCCTCAGCCTGCGCGATCCGATCCAGATCGCCACCGCCAAGGCCGCTGGAGCGTGCTTGCCGATGTTGGCTCTGGCCCTGCTGCTGGGCCAGGCCTTTCCGCCCCTGCCGGTGAGCCTGACTCTGCTCGGCATCGGCGCCCTGGGCTACGGCATCTCGATCTGGCTGGATCTGCTGGCCCTGCGCGATCTGGGGGCGGCCCGCGAGGCCGTGCTGTTCTCCACCGCACCGTTCGTGGGGGTGCTGTTTGCTCTGGTGGTGCTGCGGGATCCGCTCACCTGGCCCGTGCTGATCGCCGCGGTGCTGATGGCCGCTGGCGTGGTGCTGCTGCTGCGCGAGCAACACAGCCACTGGCATCGCCACGAGCGGCTGCGTCATGCCCATCGCCACCGCCACGATCCCCGTGATGGCGATCCCCATCACCAGCACGACCATGCCCCGGCCGATCTGGAGGGCTTCCCCGCTGATCGCCCCTTCTGGCATGCCCATGAGCACGGCCACCAGGCGCTCGAGCATGGTCACCCCCATGTGAGCGACGCCCATCACCGCCATCAGCACTGA